A single genomic interval of Lathyrus oleraceus cultivar Zhongwan6 chromosome 7, CAAS_Psat_ZW6_1.0, whole genome shotgun sequence harbors:
- the LOC127106611 gene encoding pentatricopeptide repeat-containing protein At1g09220, mitochondrial, protein MSHLKLRYSVSSCVAAAAITPATIVSHETTNLHFQNPKPKHPQHFLSLLLNNPSHHQSLQQLHSQIITSSLFHHHPLHNNPTSLLLFNNLIRSYSLSSSPHHALQFFTYTLNSLTHALSLDSFTFTFLSHTCANSNSSSFGFHLHCLVFKLGFQSHVYVQTGLLRMYSSWGLLVSAAQVFGEMPQRSTVTWNVFINGLIKWGQLEFARSVFDRMLIRSVVSWTLVIDGYTRVNKPLKALALFRKMVEVDGIEPNEVTLLTVFPAVASLGDIKMCRSVHGCVEKRGFNAVDIRIANALIDLYAKCGCIESASRLFWEMPDWRKNLVSWNSVISGFAIYGMVREAVETFETMEKAGVKPNHVAFLSVLSACSHGGLVEEGLEFFGKMVNDYGLVPDVKHYGCVIDMLGRAGRLEEAEKVAMQVPCEIANDVIWRTLLGACSVHDNVEIGQRVTKKILEMEKGHGGDYVLMSNILAGVGRFKDVERLREMIDKRNAFKLPGYSLV, encoded by the coding sequence ATGTCACATTTGAAGTTAAGATACTCTGTTTCATCTTGTGTTGCAGCAGCAGCCATAACACCCGCCACCATAGTTTCTCATGAAACCACCAACCTCCATTTTCAAAATCCCAAACCAAAGCACCCACAACACTTCCTCTCCCTTCTCCTTAACAACCCTTCCCACCACCAATCTCTCCAACAACTCCACTCTCAAATTATCACTTCTTCCCTCTTCCACCATCACCCTCTCCACAACAACCCCACTTCCTTACTCCTCTTCAACAACCTCATCCGTTCCTACTCCCTCTCCTCTTCCCCCCATCACGCCCTTCAGTTCTTCACCTACACTCTCAACTCCCTCACACACGCCCTTTCACTTGACTCCTTTACATTCACTTTTCTCTCTCACACTTGCGCGAACTCTAACTCTAGTTCTTTTGGGTTTCATCTTCATTGTCTTGTTTTTAAACTGGGTTTTCAATCTCATGTCTATGTTCAAACTGGGTTGCTTCGTATGTACTCAAGTTGGGGTCTTTTGGTTTCTGCAGCACAGGTGTTCGGTGAAATGCCGCAGAGAAGTACGGTTACTTGGAATGTTTTTATTAATGGTTTGATTAAATGGGGTCAGCTTGAATTTGCTCGGTCCGTGTTTGATCGGATGTTGATTCGGAGTGTGGTGTCGTGGACTCTTGTTATTGATGGATATACTAGAGTGAATAAGCCGTTGAAAGCTTTGGCTTTGTTTAGGAAAATGGTGGAAGTGGATGGTATAGAGCCTAATGAGGTTACCCTTTTGACTGTTTTTCCTGCTGTTGCTAGTCTTGGGGATATCAAGATGTGTAGGTCTGTTCATGGCTGTGTGGAGAAGAGAGGGTTTAACGCGGTTGATATAAGGATTGCGAATGCGTTGATTGATTTGTATGCTAAGTGTGGATGTATAGAGAGTGCGAGTAGATTATTCTGGGAGATGCCTGACTGGAGGAAGAATTTGGTGTCTTGGAATTCTGTTATATCTGGGTTTGCTATATATGGGATGGTGAGGGAGGCTGTGGAGACTTTTGAAACAATGGAGAAGGCTGGCGTGAAGCCGAATCATGTGGCGTTCCTTAGTGTTTTGAGTGCTTGTAGTCATGGTGGATTGGTCGAGGAGGGGCTTGAGTTTTTCGGTAAAATGGTGAATGATTATGGACTTGTGCCGGATGTCAAACACTATGGTTGTGTGATAGATATGCTTGGGAGAGCAGGGAGGTTGGAAGAAGCTGAAAAGGTTGCTATGCAGGTCCCCTGTGAGATCGCAAATGATGTTATTTGGAGGACACTTCTTGGAGCTTGCAGCGTTCATGACAATGTTGAAATTGGTCAGAGGGTGACCAAGAAGATACTGGAGATGGAAAAGGGGCATGGCGGCGATTATGTTCTAATGTCCAATATTTTGGCAGGAGTTGGGAGATTCAAGGATGTGGAGAGATTAAGGGAAATGATAGATAAGAGAAATGCCTTTAAACTCCCAGGCTATAGTTTAGTCTAA
- the LOC127106553 gene encoding uncharacterized protein LOC127106553, producing MASSSSSTTFCNLKFHLKIPINNNKTFSLPRVLRMKQQEEENNNATHQINRRQLILRSSELATIGAIFNLSGKKPEYLGVQKSSSALALCPATKNCVSTSENVSDLIHYAPPWNYNPEGRKSPVSREEAMEELIEVIESTRPDKFTPRIVERKEDYVRVEYQSSILGFVDDVEFWFPPGKGSVVEYRSASRLGNFDFDVNRKRIKALRQELEKKGWASQDTI from the exons ATGgcatcttcttcttcttcaaccaCATTCTGCAACCTCAAGTTCCACCTCAAAATACCAATCAATAATAACAAAACTTTCTCTCTTCCTCGTGTTCTTCGCATGAAGCAGCAGGAGGAGGAGAACAACAACGCTACCCATCAAATCAATCGAAG ACAGCTCATTTTGAGAAGCAGCGAGTTAGCTACCATTGGCGCCATCTTCAATTTAAG TGGGAAAAAGCCTGAATATCTTGGAGTTCAGAAAAGTTCATCAGCATTGGCTCTATGTCCAGCAACTAAGAATTGTGTGTCAACCTCTGAGAATGTCAGTGATCTCATTCATTATGCTCCTCCTTG GAACTATAACCCTGAAGGCAGGAAAAGTCCTGTGAGCAGAGAAGAGGCAATGGAGGAACTAATAGAAGTG ATAGAATCAACAAGACCGGACAAATTTACACCAAGAATAGTCGAAAGGAAAGAAGACTATGTTCGAGTGGAGTATCAAAGCTCAATCTTAGGG TTTGTAGACGACGTTGAGTTTTGGTTCCCACCGGGCAAAGGTTCGGTCGTAGAGTATCGATCTGCATCAAGGTTGGGAAACTTTGATTTTGATGTTAATAGAAAAAGAATCAAG GCACTTAGACAAGAGTTGGAGAAGAAAGGATGGGCATCTCAAGATACTATATGA
- the LOC127105722 gene encoding uncharacterized protein LOC127105722 isoform X1, producing MFSSVTNTGTIVLRHCTLLPPRLRRLFPSLRFFASLPPPMDINNNVYNNTNSYARATPSSGNGRGRAFDTRNDRERTRGRGGGGGASGSGKDKIDALGRLLTRILRHMASELKLNMRSDGYVNVNDLLKLNLKTLANIPLRSHTVDDIREAVRKDNKQRFSLLEENGELLIRANQGHTTTAVETESLLKPILSAEEFPVCVHGTYRRNLDSILSSGLKRMKRLHVHFSRGLPTDGEVISGMRRDVNVLIFLDVRKALEEGIKLYISDNKVILTEGFEGVVPSKYFQKIESWPERKPIPF from the exons ATGTTTTCTTCGGTGACCAACACCGGCACCATTGTTCTACGCCACTGTACTCTCCTTCCTCCACGTCTCCGTCGTCTATTTCCATCTCTCAGATTCTTTGCTTCACTTCCACCTCCAATGGACATCAACAACAACGTATACAATAACACCAATTCCTACGCTCGCGCAACTCCAAG CTCTGGCAATGGACGAGGAAGGGCTTTCGATACAAGAAATGATAGAGAAAGAACAAGAGGgcgtggtggtggtggtggtgcGAGTGGCTCGGGAAAGGATAAAATTGATGCTCTTGGTAGGCTCCT GACACGGATTTTACGTCATATGGCATCTGAATTGAAATTGAATATGAGGAGTGATGGTTATGTGAATGTTAATGATTTACTAAAGCTGAATTTGAAAACATTAGCTAATATTCCTCTACGATCCCACACTGTTGATGACATTAGGGAG GCTGTTCGGAAAGATAATAAGCAACGTTTCAGCCTCTTAGAAGAGAATGGGGAGCTACTAATACGTGCAAACCAAGGCCACACAACAACG GCTGTCGAAACTGAAAGCTTATTGAAGCCGATCCTTTCGGCTGAAGAATTTCCAG TTTGTGTGCATGGAACTTATAGAAGGAACTTAGACTCAATTCTATCATCTGGTCTGAAACGCATGAAAAGGTTGCATGTTCATTTCTCTCGCGGTTTACCAACGGACGGAGAAGTAATAAGTG GTATGAGGCGAGATGTCAATGTTCTGATATTTCTTGATGTTAGAAAAGCATTGGAGG AAGGTATAAAGTTATACATTTCTGACAACAAGGTGATCTTGACAGAAGGTTTTGAAGGCGTTGTTCCATCCAAGTATTTCCAGAAGATAGAATCATGGCCGGAAAGAAAGCCCATTCCTTTTTAA
- the LOC127105722 gene encoding uncharacterized protein LOC127105722 isoform X2 codes for MFSSVTNTGTIVLRHCTLLPPRLRRLFPSLRFFASLPPPMDINNNVYNNTNSYARATPSSGNGRGRAFDTRNDRERTRGRGGGGGASGSGKDKIDALGRLLTRILRHMASELKLNMRSDGYVNVNDLLKLNLKTLANIPLRSHTVDDIREAVRKDNKQRFSLLEENGELLIRANQGHTTTAVETESLLKPILSAEEFPVCVHGTYRRNLDSILSSGLKRMKRLHVHFSRGLPTDGEVISGMRRDVNVLIFLDVRKALEGIKLYISDNKVILTEGFEGVVPSKYFQKIESWPERKPIPF; via the exons ATGTTTTCTTCGGTGACCAACACCGGCACCATTGTTCTACGCCACTGTACTCTCCTTCCTCCACGTCTCCGTCGTCTATTTCCATCTCTCAGATTCTTTGCTTCACTTCCACCTCCAATGGACATCAACAACAACGTATACAATAACACCAATTCCTACGCTCGCGCAACTCCAAG CTCTGGCAATGGACGAGGAAGGGCTTTCGATACAAGAAATGATAGAGAAAGAACAAGAGGgcgtggtggtggtggtggtgcGAGTGGCTCGGGAAAGGATAAAATTGATGCTCTTGGTAGGCTCCT GACACGGATTTTACGTCATATGGCATCTGAATTGAAATTGAATATGAGGAGTGATGGTTATGTGAATGTTAATGATTTACTAAAGCTGAATTTGAAAACATTAGCTAATATTCCTCTACGATCCCACACTGTTGATGACATTAGGGAG GCTGTTCGGAAAGATAATAAGCAACGTTTCAGCCTCTTAGAAGAGAATGGGGAGCTACTAATACGTGCAAACCAAGGCCACACAACAACG GCTGTCGAAACTGAAAGCTTATTGAAGCCGATCCTTTCGGCTGAAGAATTTCCAG TTTGTGTGCATGGAACTTATAGAAGGAACTTAGACTCAATTCTATCATCTGGTCTGAAACGCATGAAAAGGTTGCATGTTCATTTCTCTCGCGGTTTACCAACGGACGGAGAAGTAATAAGTG GTATGAGGCGAGATGTCAATGTTCTGATATTTCTTGATGTTAGAAAAGCATTGGAGG GTATAAAGTTATACATTTCTGACAACAAGGTGATCTTGACAGAAGGTTTTGAAGGCGTTGTTCCATCCAAGTATTTCCAGAAGATAGAATCATGGCCGGAAAGAAAGCCCATTCCTTTTTAA